The genomic stretch TACCATCATTTGAACACCCTTTTTGTTTACACAACTTTGGATACTGCGGGCCCACAATTAAAACCCTCCTTTGTCTTCAATAAATTTTAAGGATTCCTCGATTGTCGGCATAAAGTTCGCGCACCCTTTTTTTGTCACTACCTGTGCCCCACTGGCATTTCCCATTCGACAGGATTTATACAGATCCCAGCCCTTAAGCAAACCATAAATAAAGCCGCCTGCAAAAGCATCACCAGCCCCAAGGACATTAACCACTTCAACAGGAAAGCCCGGAACATCTTGCCTAGAGCCGTCCTTCGTATAGATACTGACCCCATCCCCTCCTCTTTTTACCAAAAGTGTCTCTATCCCGGAAGAGAGCAACCATGCTATTGATTTCTCAATGTCACCTGTGATTTCAGGTGCGGATATCTGCTGATGCTTAATAACGACCTGGGAAGCCTCACTTAGGGTAGCTGCAAGAATCTCCTCTTCCGTTCCAATGGCAATCTTCACCTTGGGCAAAATCGCTCTCATCGTTATCCCAAAAGCGCGGTAATCATGCCATTGATCGGCCCTGAAATCAAGGTCCAATACAATGTCAACATCATTTTTCTCAGCTATTTCTGTAGCAAAGAAGGTTGCACTCCGACTGGGTTCAACATTCATTGCCGTTCCATTGATCAACAACACCCTGTAATCTGATATATTGGCAGCCAATACATCATCAATATCAAGTTGACTATCTGCGGCGTTATCGCGATAAAAAACCAACGGAAACTTATCCGGGGGTTCAATTCCCAGAACCACAGCACTACTTCTCGCTCCATTTTTTATGGGAATACACTCGGTATTCACCTTTTCGGAATTCAAAAAATTTATGATGAACTCCCCCACTTTATCATTGCCTACGGCCGTTAGGAGACTGGATTGAAGCCCCAGCCTAGAACAGGCCACTGCAATGTTCAAAGGAGAGCCTCCCACAAAGGCGTCGAACCCTTTTATTTCGTTGAAAGGAGAACCTATGTTCTGTGAATATAAATCGATAGAAGACCTACCCAATGTAATTACGTCGTATTTTTTACTATCCATTATTTGGTTGTTGTTTGTTCATTTTTGCCGTTACCAAGGGTAATCTTTCATCCTTGGTCTTCCACGAACCGTATATCCATTCATGATTTGGATCTGTAGTATTGGCCAGACACTGATCCGTTCCTGCCAAAAAATTAAGATAGTAGCAATGGAAGCCGTGTTCGGCCACTACAGGATGAAATCCTTTTGGGATCAATACCACATCATTGTGGTGGGGTCTCACGATTTCATCCAAAGATCGGTCC from Flagellimonas oceani encodes the following:
- the iolC gene encoding 5-dehydro-2-deoxygluconokinase; the protein is MDSKKYDVITLGRSSIDLYSQNIGSPFNEIKGFDAFVGGSPLNIAVACSRLGLQSSLLTAVGNDKVGEFIINFLNSEKVNTECIPIKNGARSSAVVLGIEPPDKFPLVFYRDNAADSQLDIDDVLAANISDYRVLLINGTAMNVEPSRSATFFATEIAEKNDVDIVLDLDFRADQWHDYRAFGITMRAILPKVKIAIGTEEEILAATLSEASQVVIKHQQISAPEITGDIEKSIAWLLSSGIETLLVKRGGDGVSIYTKDGSRQDVPGFPVEVVNVLGAGDAFAGGFIYGLLKGWDLYKSCRMGNASGAQVVTKKGCANFMPTIEESLKFIEDKGGF